DNA sequence from the Thermoanaerobaculia bacterium genome:
CCGAAATCGAGGAGCTTGACGCCCGACTTCGTCAGCATGACGTTGCCGGGCTTGAGATCCCGGTGGACGATGCCGGCGCGGTGCGCGCGGTCGAGCGCGTCGGCGATCTCGACGCCGAATTTCAGCACCTGGTCGGTCGGGAGCGGTCCCTTCTCGATCCTGTCGGCGAGCGTCTGGCCTTCGAGGAGCTCCATCACGAGATACTCCACGCCGCCTTCCGAGCCGACGTCGTAGAGCGTGCAGATGTGCGGGTGCGTGAGCTGCGAGATCGACTTCGCCTCGCGCTCGAAGCGGGCCTTCACGTCCGGATCGTCGGTCAGGTGCGCGGGGAGGACCTTGATCGCGACGTCGCGCCCGAGCCGCGTGTCGCGCGCCTTGTACACCTCGCCCATGCCCCCGGCTCCGAGAGGACTGACGATCTCGTATGGACCGAGCCGCATTCCGCTGGGGAGAGTCATCCCGATCTCAGGGCCGTGTCGTATCGGCCGTCGCCTCGGCGATGGCCGGACTTCCGGCTCGCGTCTACGAGCGAGGGCGGGCCTCCCGCGCCGAGCGTCGGGATCACCTCGCGGGGCTCCAGCCGTGTCCCGGGCGAGAGACTCATGGAGCTTGTCCTCCGTCGTGTCCGCCGTCCTCGACGCGCGAGAGAGGAGCGTGTCCTCCGACGCTCGCCACGAGCGAAGGAGGATACGGGCCGAGTCGGGTGCGGGACACGAGGGTCAGAGGCTTTCCTTTCGAGGGATTCTATCCCGCGCCTCGATCCCGACCGTGCCCCGCGGGGAAGTCCGCCGGCCGGCTACGACCGGAAGATCGTGTCGTGCGGCGCCGAGCGCTCCTCGGCGGGGCGGCCGTTCGAGTAGTAGTAGAGGGAGATCGATTTTCGCGTCATCGTCGCCGGACACCGGAGCGGCTCCGGATGGCCGTGGTAGGAGAAGTCGGTCGTCGCGAACACGACCGTTCGGTTGAATACCGGCAGGATCTTCCGGACGCATTGCTTCGCCTCGCGGTCCCAGAGCTCGAGATGGCCGCCGTACTCGTCGCGCCATTCGCGATTGACGTAGACGAGCACGTTCAGGCGCCGGTCGAGCTTCAGGATCGGGTGCCAGTTGAAATCGGCGTGGACGCCGAGGTACCCCCCGGGGAGGATCTGGTGGGGACCCCCGCCGCCGTAGTAGGGATCGGGGATCAAGCCCTCGATCCCGGTCAGCCGTTCGAGGAAGACCATCATCGGGAACGAGTTCATGAAGTAGAGGAACTGCTGGAGCTCCGGTTTGACGACGCTCCGCCGATGATCGTAGCCGAGCTTGCGCTCGGTCGAGGAGTCGAATCGGCGCCACTCCATGTCCTCGGGGCCGGGGAAATCGCGGAGAACCCGGTCGAGCGCCTCGTTCTCGAACAATCCGTCGATCACGGCGTGCGGGAACGGCTCCGCGCTCCGGAACGTCTCCCGAAGGGGGGCCGGATCGACGAGGAGCTTCATGGCCGCCGCTCCCAGGACACGCTCGCGGCACGGGTCGGATCGATCACGATCCCGGAAGAATACGTCGTCCACCCGGAAATCGCGGCGTACTTCACCCGGAGCGTGATCGGCTGCGGATCGAGCCGGTAGGCTCCCTCGGCCGGAACCGCCATCGCATCGGCTCCGTCGCGGAGCACGAAGGCGTACCCGCCGTCCGGGTAAGGTCCGAGGCGCCAGCGGAGCGCCCCGGGCCGCCATTCGAAACGAGCGGTGAGCGGCGCGGAGGGGCGGTCGAGGCGGGCCGCCAGGCGCGCCCGCGCGGGCATCGTCCCGGTCACGTCCCGGCACGAATCGGCGCTCGCGTCGTATTCCCAGTAGCGATTCCCCGAACCGAGCGGCGGATGCTCGAGGAGGCGAAGGTCGTCGAAGAACCAGTCGGGACGGCCGTGCGAGCGAAGCACGTCCTGCCGAAACCAGGACAGCTCGCCCATCGCGGCGGGATAGGACGCGGGGTGGACGAGGACGTCGCCGGAGACGAGGCGGGTCGCGAAGGCCCGGTTCTCGGCGCTCTGCCTTCGCAGCCGCGCGCCGGCGGCGCCCCAGGCCGTCCGATGGGAGAGGAAAGCGAGAGCGAGCGTGACGAGCGCGGCGGCGGCGGCGGTTCGGCGGCGAAACCGCCGGGCTCTTTCGAGCGACGCCGCGGCCAGGCACGCCAACGCGATCCACGTCGCGAGCGCATAGCGGGGGGCGAGCTCGGAAGAGACGGGGAGAACGGGGAGCACGGCCGCGGCGAGGAGCACCGCGACGAACGCCCACTCGCGCCCGCTCCGGGGCGGCGCCATCGCCCACAGGACCGCCAGCCCGGCGAGCGTCGCCCACCCCGCGCCGCCGCCGGGGCCGAAGATCGCCGCCGTCAGCCGGAACGGAAGGCCGGCGAGCGCCGGCAGCGCTCTCTTCGCGGGAAGGACCAGCCCGTACCCTCCGACGAGCGTTCCCAGCACCGCGATCCTCCAGACCGGATAGGCGGCAAGTGCCGCGGCATGGGCGCGAAGCGTCCGAAGCCGGCCTCGGGTTTCGGGGAGGAGCGCGAGGATCGCGGGAAGGGGAACGAAGATTTCCTTTGCCGACATCGCCAGGAGATAGAGGACCGCCGACGCGGCGATGAAGGCCGGCGATCGCGTCCGCTCGCCTCGCACGAAGAAGATGGTGGAGAGGAGCGCGAGGCCGAGGCCTTCGGCGTAATGGCGCGTGGCGAGCTCCGCCGCGACCGGACCCACGGTCGTGCCGAAGAGGAACAGGGTCGCGCCGAACAGCGCGGACGAAGGAGCCATCCAGAGCCGCAGCGTCGCGTGGAGCAGGAGGGCGGCGGCCCCGATCGCCGCGAGCTGGTGGAGATGAAAGGGCCCCGGGCGAAGCCCGAAGAGCCGCCAATCCGCGCGGAGCGAGAGGAGGAGCAGCGGCGTGAACATCCGGCCCGGCAGGTCGCGGCCGCTCCGAGGGCTGAAGAAGAAAGAGGTCGCCGGATGTTTCGTGAGGAGGTGAAAATGGAAGAAGTCGTCGCTCAGCCACCAGAGCGTCGCGACGCGCCGATAGAGGGCCGCGGTCAGGAGGGAAATCGCGAGGTACGGGAGCGTGCCCCCCCACGGCGCGCGCGGCGCCGGCCGCTCGGGCGGCGCCGGGCGAGTCGTGCTCACGGTCATCGACGCTCGTAGGGTACGACACGGGCGAGGAGCGCGGGCGGAGATTCTCGAGGGCGGCGAAGCTCCGGGCCCTCGCGCCCGCCGCGTCGCGCCGGGGCGGCCTTCCGGCGGCGGCCGGTCCGTCCGATGTAGCATTCGGTCCCTAGGAACCAAGCACCATGACGGACAACGAGGAACTCGTCGATCGGCTGGCGCGGCACCGGGCCCTCGCCGCGGCGCCCCGGGAAGAGCTCGCCTGGCTGGCTTCGCACGGCTCCATCCGGAAGCTGAAGACCGGCGACGTGCTGCTGACGAAGAACGAGCCGGTGGAGAACCTGTGGGTCCTGCTGTCGGGGCGCGTCGCCATTTTCGTCGACCGAGGCGCCGGGCCGCACAAGATGATGGAATGGCGGGAAGGCGACGTCACGGGCCTCCTGCCGTACTCCCGCCTGAAGAACCCGCCGGGCGACTCGATCGCGCAGGAACCGTCGGAGATCCTCGCCGTTCCCCGGCGCTTTCTCCCCGAGATGATCCGCGACTGCCACGAGATCACGTCGATCCTCGTCCACACCATGCTCGACCGCGCGCGCTACTTCACGTCGAACGACCTTCACGACGAGAAGATGGTCTCTCTCGGCAAGCTTTCCGCGGGGCTCGCCCACGAGCTCAACAACCCGGCCTCGGCGATCGATCGCAGCGCGGCCCTCCTCGAAAGCAAGCTGGAGGACGCCGAGAAGGCGACGCGGGCGCTCGGCGCGGCGCGGCTGACGGACGCGCAGTTCGCCGCCCTCGACGCGATTCGCGCTTCCTGCAACGCGACGCGCGTGCCCGGCGTGAGATCTCCGATCGAGCAGGCGGAGCGCGAGCAGGCGATTGCCGACTGGCTCGAGGGCCGAGCCCTCGACGTCGGCAGCGCGGAGGCTCTCGCCGAGACGGCCGTGACGTTCGAGGCGCTCGACCAACTCGCCGCCGCGGTGGACGGACCGGCGCTGAACGCGGCGCTCCGGTGGGCCGCGGCCGGGTGTTCCGTTCGCAGTCTCGCGTCGGAGATCCAGGAAGCCGCGCGGCGCATCTCGGGCCTCGTCACCGCGATCAAGGGCTTCACGCACATGGACCAGGCGAACGTGCCGGAATCGGTCGATTTGACGCGGGGCCTGGACGACACGGTCGCCGTCCTCAAGGCCAAGGCGCGGAGCAAGTCGGCCGCGGTCGTCGTGGACGTCGAGCCCGGGCTTCCGCCCGCCCGCGGCTTCGTCGGGGAGCTCAACCAGGTCTGGGCGAACCTCATCGACAACGCCCTCGACGCGATTCCCGCTGCCGGCCGCGTCGAGGTGCGGGCGAACCGCGAGGACGGCCACGTGGTGGTGCGCGTCGTCGACAACGGACCCGGCATTCCCCCCGAGGTCCGCGACCGCATCTTCGACCCGTTCTTCACCACGAAACCGATGGGTCAGGGCACGGGCCTGGGCCTCGACATCGTCCGGCGTCTCGTCGGCCACAACGACGGCGAGATCACCGTCGAATCCCGCCCGGGACGGACGGAATTCAGGGTCGCGCTGCCGATCGCCGAATGGCCGGGTGCTTCGGGCAAGCCGTGAACAAGCCGGCCCTCCTCGTCGTCGACGACGACCCGCAGGTGCTCGCCGCGGTGCGGCGCGACCTGCGCTCGCGGTACCGGGAAAAATACACGATTTTGAGCGCGGCCTCCGGCGAGGAGGCGCTGGCGACGGTCCGGGAGCTGAAGACCCGCGGCGACACGCTCGCGATGGTCGTGAGCGACCAGCGCATGCCCGGCATGCCCGGCACCGAAGTGCTCGCCCGGACCCGCGAGGTCTACCCGCTCGCGCGACGGGTCCTCCTGACCGCGTACTCGGACATCGAGGCCGCCGTCCGGGCCATCAACGAAGCGCACCTCGACCACTATCTCTCCAAGCCCTGGGATCCGCCCGAGGAGCGCCTCTTCCCGGTGATCGACGATCTCCTCGACGCGTGGCAGGCCGAATACCTGCCCGAGGCCACCGGGCTCCGCCTCGTCGGACACCAGTGGTCGCCCCGATCGCACGCGATCAAGGAGTTCCTGGCGAGCAGCCTCGTTCCCTATCGCTGGCTGGACGTCGAACGGAACGCGGAAACGCGCGCCCTGCTGGAGGCGGCGACCGTCGGCGCCGACGAGCTCCCCGCGCTGCTCTTTGAAGACGGAACCGTTCTGCGCAATCCGGAGCCGCGGCAGGTGGCCGAACGTCTCGGCCGTCCGCTCTCGGCGGCCCACGACCTCTACGACCTCGTGATCGTGGGCGCGGGCCCGGCGGGACTCGCGGCGGCCGTCTACGGCGCGTCGGAGGGACTCCGGACGCTGCTCCTGGACCGGCACGCGCCCGGCGGCCAGGCGGGCACCAGCTCCCGGATCGAGAACTACCTCGGCTTCCCGGCGGGCGTGTCGGGGAGCGAGCTGACGCGGCGCGCGCTCACCCAGGCGCAGCGGCTCGGCGCCGAGTTCCTGGCGCCCCTCGAGGTGACGGCCGTTTCGATCGAGGCGGGGTACAAGCGGGTGACGATCGCCGACAGCCGCGAGATCGTGACGCGGACGCTCCTCGCCGCGACCGGGATGAGCTACCGGGAGCATCCCGCTCCCGGCATGGCGGAGCGCACGGGCGCGGGCGTGTACTACGGCACCGCGACGGCCGAGGCGCCGGCGTTCGAGGGAAGGCGCGTGCTCGTCATCGGCGGCGGCAACTCGGCCGGCCAGGCGGCCATGCACCTGTCGCGGTACGCGAAGGAAGTCCAGATCGTGGTGCGCCGCGAGAGTCTGCGCGAGACCATGTCGCAGTACCTCATCGACCAGATCGGGAAGACGCCGAACATCCGGCTGAGGTGCCAGATGGAAGTCGACCGCGTCGAAGGCCGGGACCGCGTCGAGTGCGTGTCGCTCCGGACGTGCACCGACGGATCCTGCGCGGTCGAGGAGGCCGACGCCGTCTTCGTCTTCATCGGCACCCGTCCGCGCAGCGAGTGGCTTCCGCCCGAGGTGCTGCGCGACGCGAAGGGGTTCGTCCTGACCGGCCGCGACCTCGTGGCGGCCGAGGCGTACCCCCGCGTCTGGAAGCAGCGGCGCGAGCCCCTGCCGCTCGAGAGCAGCGTGCCGGGCGTGTTCGCCGCCGGCGACGTCCGCGCCGGCGCGATGAACCGCGTGGCCGCGGCGGTGGGCGAGGGGTCGATGATGGTCTGGCTCGCGCACCAGTACCTCGCGCTGACCTGATTCCGGAACCGGCTTGCGCCGCTCGCTGACGGTCCTCCCACTCGCCGCCGCGACGTTCTTCATGGTCGCGGGCGGGCCCTACGGCCTCGAGGAGATCGTCCAGAACGCCGGATACCGCTACTCGATCGCGATCCTCCTCGTCGTCCCGATCGTCTGGAGCGTTCCCGCGGCGCTCATGGTCGCGGAGCTCTCGAGCGCTCTTCCGGAGGAAGGGGGCTACTACGCCTGGGTGCGCCGCGCCCTCGGCCCGTTCTGGGGATTCCAGGAGGCGTGGCTGTCGCTCGCGGCGAGCGTCTTCGACATGGCGATCTATCCGACGCTCTTCGTGCTCTATCTCTCGCACTTCTTCCCCGCCGTCCGGGGCGCGAACCGGGAGTTCGCGCTGGGCGCCGCGATGATCGCTCTCTGCACGGCCTGGAACCTTCTGGGGGCGCGCTCGGTCGGCGACTCCTCCGTGGCGCTCGGCGTCGCGCTGCTCGCCCCCTTCGCCGTGCTCGGGACGATCGCGGTCTTCCACCGCGGGGGCGCGGCGCCCGCCTCCGCTCCGCATCCCGTCCTTCTCGGAGGAATCCTGATCGCGATGTGGAACTACATGGGATGGGACAACGCCTCGACCGTCGCGGGGGAGGTCGATCGGCCGCAGCGAAGCTACCCGCTCGCGATCCTGCTCGCCGTTCTCCTCACGGTCGCGAGCTACGTGCTGCCCGTGGCCGCGGCGGCGAGAGCGGGTATCGATCCGAGCCGGTGGACGACCGGCTCCTGGACGGAGGTCGCGGCGGCGCTCGGCGGGAAGGCGCTCGCGGCCGCCGTCGTCGCGGGCGGCGCGATCTGCGGGATCGGGATGTTCAACGCGCTGCTGCTTTCGTATTCGCGGGTGCCGGCCACACTCGCCGAGGACGGCTTTCTTCCGCGCGTGTTCGCGCGGCGCCATCCCCGGACCGACGCCCCGACCTTCTCGATCCTGGCGTGCGCGGTCTGCTGGACGGCAGCGCTCACCCTGGGGTTCGACCGGCTCATCGAGCTCGACGTCCTCCTGTACGGCGGGAGCCTCATGCTCGAGTTCGTCGCGCTCACCGAGCTCCGCCGGAAGGAGCCGGACCTCGCGCGCCCGTTCCGCGTCGCCGGCGGGGTCCTCGGAACGGTTCTCCTCGCCGCGGGACCTCTCGCGCTGCTCTCGATCGCGCTCGTCCGGAATCGCGACGAGACGATCGGCGCCGTCCCCGCGCTCCTGTTCGGCGCCGGGATCGCGGCGGCGGGACCGATCCTCTACCGGGTCAGCCGTCGGCGCGGCGCTGCGTCGACCCCGGCGACCGGCGGCTCGCGATCGACCGACGCGTGATCCGCGCGGACTTCGGCCGCGCGATGGCACGGCCTTTGCCGCGTTTTCACCGGAACCAATTTCGGTCCACGCCGCAAAGGAGGCATTCCATGAATCCAGTCATCCATTTCGAGATGCCGGCGGAGAACCGCCGGCGCATGGCGGAGTTCTACGAAAAAGCGTTCGACTGGCAGACGAGAATGCTCGGCCCTGACATGGGCAAGTACGTCGTCGTCACGACGACCGAGTCCGACGACCGCGGCCCGAAGAAGCCGGGCGCGATCAACGGCGGCTTCTTCATGAAGGACGAGTCCAAGCCGGGCCAGTACCCGTCCGTCGTGATCGCGGTGGACGATATCGACAAGGCGATGAAGAAGGTCGAGAAGGCGGGCGGGAAGGTCCTCGGCGATCCGATGGACATTCCGGGAGTCGGGCGCTACGTGGCGTTCACCGACACCGAGGGCAATCGCGTGAGCATGCTGAAGCCGCTCCCGCAGATGTCCGAACGGCCGACGTCGCACTAGGCGAAAGTCGCGAGTCGGTCAGTCGCGAGTCGAGGAGGTCGGCCGCGTCGCGGCAGAGTTCACCGTCCTTCCGAATTCCCTCGCCGGCGGCCGCGGGATAAGATGGCCGCCGCTGTACCCGTTTCGGAGGAGCCGCCCTCGGTCCGCCGTGTTTCTCGGCCATCCTGGATCGGGTCGAGGAGGGTCCATGTCGAACCGGCGCCGCGTCCTGCTTTCCGTTCTCACGGGTCTGATCTCGGTCGCGACGGCCGGAGCGCAGGACCGGGAGGCGCCGGACACCGCCGTCGGTCTCCCGCCGGGGGCCCGGACCGCGATCTCGCGGGCGATCGCGAGCGACGCCGACTCCCTCCTCGAGGAAGCGAAGCTCGTCTCCGGGACGGCAGCCCATGGCTCACTCGGCGAGTCCGTCGCCATCTCGGGCGACACGATCGTCGCCGCCGCGCCGCCGGCGGCCGTCTACGTCTTCGTCAAGCCCGCCTCCGGCTGGGCGAGCACGTCGGCGTTCTCGGCGAAGCTCTCCAACCCGGCGGGCGCGGCGGACGACGGATTCGGGACGTCGGTCGCGATCTCCGGGGACACGGTGGTCGTCGGAGCTTGGGGGGTGGGAAATGCGACCGGGGCTGCGTATGTATTCGTGAAACCGGCTTCGGGCTGGACGAGCACGTCGCTGTATTCGGCGAAGCTCACCGCTTCCGGCGGTCTTGCGGGCGACTTCTTCGGGCTGAGCGTGGCCATCGATGGCGACACGCTGATCGTCGGAGCGTCCAACGCGAAGGTCGGGGGAAACGATGGGCAGGGAGCGCTCTACGTGTTCGAGAAGCCGGCGTCCGGATGGGCGAGCACTTCCGCTTTCGCGGCGCGTCTCACGGCCGCCGGCGAGCTCGCGAACGACGCGCTCGGCACTTCGGCCGCGATCTCGGGAGACGCGGTGATCGGGGGCGCTCCCGCTTTCGGCGGCAGCCAGTCCGCGGCGTACGTCTTCGTGAGACCGCCCTCGGGCTGGGCCAGCACTTCGCACTTCGACGCGAAGCTCACGGCTTCCGATTTGCCGAACGGCACCGAGTTCGGCGGTTCGGTCGCGATATCGGACGACGCGGCCGTCGTCGGTGCGCCCTTACTGGGCAATTCCGACCAGGGCGCCGCGTTCGTCTTCGAAAAACCGGCGGCGGGGTGGTCGAGCACTTCGACGTTCGATGCGGAGCTCACCGTTCCCGTCGCCGGGGACTACTTCGGAACCGCGGTCGCGCTCGCCGGCCGGACGGTGGCCGTCGGCGCTCCTTCGCAGCCCGGCCTGCGCGTTCCCGGCTCCGCCTATGTTTTCGTCGAACCGCCCACGGGATGGGCGAGCACCTCGGCCTTCGACGCGAAGATCCAGGCGTCCGACGCTGCCGGTTGGGACTCGTTCGGCTTCTCGGTCGCGATCTCGGAGGGGACGCTCGTCGTCGGCGCCCAGGCGGCCGACCAGGCCGCCGGCGCGGCCTACGTCTTCGGCGGCCTGCCTCAGCCCTGCGCGCCGGGAACCCGCTGCGTGATTCCCGTCCCGGCGCCTCCGGCCGCGCTGGTCGACCCGCGAAATCCGTAGCGGCGCTCCCGGGACCGGGGCCCGCGAGCCCGGCTCTCCACCGCCGGCCGTCGGCGGCGAGCGACGATCCGTGAGCGGGACGCGGCGGGAGATCCCGTTCGGACGCGGGAAGACGTCGAAACGCACCGGCGTATCCCATACTTCGACGGAGAACGAAGCGTGTCCGGACGCACCGGGGGAGAATCGGCTCCGGAAGGGAGGACTCATGCACTGGATGGGGAATCTGTGGAAGGAGGTCGCCCTCTGCGCGCCGATGCTCGCTGCCGTCACGAGCGGGGCGCCCTCGCTCGATCCCGCGGTCGTCAACGCCGGGATGGAGCACGTCCGCCTCGAGAACGCGAGCGTGCGGGTGATCGAGGGAGTGTTGCGGCCGGGCGACCGCGAGCAGATGCACTCGCACCCGGCTTTCGTGACTTACGTGATCGAGGGAGGGAAGATCCGCAACCACTTCGCCGACGGCCGGGTCGTCGAGGCGGAGCTTACGACCGGCGGCGTGCTGATGCGCGAGCCTCAGACCCACTGGATCGAGAACATCGGCGAGACGACGCTCCGGTTCCTCGTCGTCGAGCTCAGGAAGTGAGATCCGACAGTCGAAGAGTCGGAAAGTCGTGAAGTCGAAAGCCGGGAGCCGGAAAGTCGAAGAGTCGGGCGCTCCAGGGAGCGGCCTCGATCGAGGATCGATGCCGCGCCGGGGCCGATAGTCCGGAAGTCACGGGTCGCGAGTCGGAAAGTCCAGGAGTCGAACGTCAAAGGCCGCGTGCCGCGCGAGTCGATGCGCTAGCATTCCTCGCGATGGAACCCGGGGTCGCAACGGTCCGGCACGAAACGTCGGGAATTTCTCGCCGCCGCCGCCCGGCTGAGGCGCCACCGGGGGCGGGTCCGATGCGGCTCGGCGGGCTCTCGCGGCGGATCGTGGCGGCCCCTGCCGGCGTCCGCCCGTGAAGGCCGCCGCCTACAGCCGATACGGACCTCCGGACGTCGTCGAGGTCCGGGACGTCGAGAAGCCGGTTCCCCGAGACGATGAAGTCCTCGTGGAGGTCCTCGCGGCGTCCGTGAACGTCCTCGATTGGCGCCTGACGAGGGGTACCCCGCGCGTCGGGCGACTGGTGATCGGATTGCGCAAGCCGAAGAGCCGCATCCTGGGACGCGACATGGCCGGGCGGGTCGAATCGGTCGGGAGGAACGTGACCCGCTTCAAACCGGGCGACGAAGTATTCGGGGTCTGCCGCGGCGCCTTTGCCGAGTATGCGTGCGCCGCGGAAAGCAAACTGGCGATCAAGCCCGCCGGCGTGTCGTTCGAGCACGCGGCGGCCCTGCCCGTGGCGGCGAGCACCGCCCTGCAGGGTCTTCGAGACCGGGGGCGCATCCGGCGAGGCGACCAGGTCGCGGTGGACGGAGCGTCCGGGGGAGTCGGCACGTTCGCGGTGCAGATCGCCCGGGCCCTCGGCGGGGAAGCCACCGCGGTGTGCAGCACGCGACACGTGGAGACGGCGGCGTGGATGGGCGCGGCGCACGTCGTGGACTACACGCGAGAGGACTTCACGAGGAGCGGGCGGCGTTACGACCTGATCCTCGGCGCCAACGCTCACCATTCGATCCTCGACTACCGGCGCGCGTTGAAGGAGAACGGCCGTTATGTCCTGTGCGGGGGCGGTGGAATCCAGATCTCTCAGGCGTTCTTCCTCGGCCCGCTCCTGTCGTGGATGGGAAGCCGGAAGCTGGGCATCGTCATGGCGAAGATCGACGAGAAGGACCTCGCGCTTCTCGCGCAGCTCGTCGCCGACGGGAAGGTCGTTCCGGTCATCGACCGGCGGTACCCGTTGAGCGGCGTGCCGGACGCGCTCCGCTATCTCGAGGAAGGGCACGCGGGAGGCAAGGTCGTGATCGTCCCCGGCAGCGAAGCGGCCGAGGACTGAAACTTCGGACCGTGAGGTGAGGCGCCGATCGTCGAGCCACTCCGCACCTTTCACCGGTCATCCCGAGCGATGTCGGGGGATCTCGGGCGACGCTCGGGGCGGCGCCGGCCCGGGCGAAAACCTGAGGCGCACCGTCACGTACCTCTAATCGGGATGAGACCCGCCGTCGTCACCGCCGGAGCCGTCGCGGTTCTGGCCGCTCTCGCCGGGCCCGCCCGGGCCGCCGAGGCGAAGGGCTCGCGCGCCGCCGCCCTCGTGGAGCAGATCCGCCATGCGGACTACGCGGGCGATCGAACGGCGCTCAAGAGACTCCGGGGAGAGCTCTCTCCCTTCGCCGCCGACCCCCGGATCGGATCGCGCGTGCGCTATTGGCAGGGTTTCGCCCTCTGGCGGCGGGCGTTCAACGGCTTCAACGAGACGCCATCGCCGAGCGACCTCGAGGATGACCTTTCCGGGGCGATTGCCGATTTCGACGCCGCGCTCGCGCGCGATGCCCGATTCGTCGACGCCCAGGTCGGCGCGATCTCCTGCCTGAGCAACATCGGATTTCTCCACCGCAACGACCCCGGGGCCTTCCGGACCTTTCTCGAGCGCGTCCGGCCGCGCATCGAGGCGGTTCGCGCCATCGACCCCGACAACCCGCGGTTTCTCTGGGTGATGGGAGCCAACAAATGGTACGCGCCGCCGGAGCGCGGCGGCGGGCAGGCGCCGGCGATCGCCATGTATGAAGAAGGGCTCGAAGAGGCCCGCCGCCGGCCGCCCCCGGCCGATCCGCTGGAGCCGTCCTGGGGGGAGCCGGAGCTCCTGATGAATCTCGCCTGGGCGAACCTCAACAAGAGCGTCCCCGATCTCGAAGCAGCGCAGCGTTACGCCGATTCCGCCCTGAAGCTCGTTCCCTACTGGCACTACATGCGGGACATCCTGAGCGCGCAGATCCGGCAAGCGAAAGAGAAGCAGCCTCGGCAGGGGTGACCCGCCCGGAGCGGCCCCGTCCCTGTCATCCCGAGCGGCTTCCCCGGCTTATCTCGAAGAGCGGCGGCGGGAAGTCGAGGAATCCCGGTCGCGGCTCGGTCGGATCCCGGCGGCGCCCCCCGCCCGGGAAGAATCGGCGCCTACTTTCCGGCGTTCCTCTCCATCATCCAGATCTCCGAACGCGAAAAGTTCGAGACGACGTAGAGGCTCCGGCCGTCGGGCGAGAGATTGAGTTCGCCCGCGAGGGCGACCTCCGGAGGGAAACGGTGGAGGAGTTTCCTCGTCTTCGTCTTTCGGTCGTAGAGCAGGAGCGCGGAGCCGGCGGTCGAGCCGTTCGCGCCCGACGGGTCGGCCGAAATCGTCTCGCCGTAGATCACCAGGTCGTCGTTGATCCACGTGCCCGTGGTGCCCGTGGGGCCGCTGACCGGTTCAACGGCGCCGGTCTCGGGTGAAAAGATCGCGGTGCCCTTGACTCCATTCACGAGGAGGAACTGTCCGCCGGGGGACCAATTCAGCGGGAAGGCGAAATTCTGCGGCGTGTCCACCGGGAGGGATCCCTCGCGAGTTTCGAGGGCGTACTGGCCGTCCGGCTGCAGGCGCAGAACGGCGAGCCGATTCGCGTTCGGCGTCTCGAGCAGGACGGCGACGCGCTTCCCGTCCGGCGTGGGAACGCTCGCCACGGTCTCTCCGAGCGACGGCGAGGTCAGCACTCTCGCCTGCCCTCCATCCACGCCGATATCCCAGAGCTGGTACGGGCCGCCCCGCGTCGAGTAGAAGAGGATTCGCTTTCCGCCGGCGATCCATCGCGGCTGGCGGTTCTTGAATTCGTCGTCGGTCAGCTGCGTGAGGTTGCCGCCGTTCGCGTCGCAGATGTAGAGGATTTCGCGCGTGACGCCCGCCTGGAAGATCAGCCGGCGGCCGTCGGGG
Encoded proteins:
- a CDS encoding NAD(P)-dependent alcohol dehydrogenase — encoded protein: MKAAAYSRYGPPDVVEVRDVEKPVPRDDEVLVEVLAASVNVLDWRLTRGTPRVGRLVIGLRKPKSRILGRDMAGRVESVGRNVTRFKPGDEVFGVCRGAFAEYACAAESKLAIKPAGVSFEHAAALPVAASTALQGLRDRGRIRRGDQVAVDGASGGVGTFAVQIARALGGEATAVCSTRHVETAAWMGAAHVVDYTREDFTRSGRRYDLILGANAHHSILDYRRALKENGRYVLCGGGGIQISQAFFLGPLLSWMGSRKLGIVMAKIDEKDLALLAQLVADGKVVPVIDRRYPLSGVPDALRYLEEGHAGGKVVIVPGSEAAED